A window of the Gordonia humi genome harbors these coding sequences:
- a CDS encoding FdhF/YdeP family oxidoreductase gives MSDGPRQGGYGPSTSKPWSSKPYHHPAAAWGAARSVAKVLIKERELFKGSTAMLTMNHPVRGFDCPGCAWPDDNHGVKLDICENGIKHVTWEMTPKRVDREFFAAHTVTELAEWNDYDLEDQGRLTEPMSYDAATDRYVPIGWDDAYTMVGEALRALDSPHAAAFYTSGRLSNEATFMYQLWAREFGTNNVPDCSNMCHEASGRALKASIATGKGTVSLDDWDACTALFVLGVNAASNAPRMLTSLAHAVKRGAQVVHINPMTEAAATRTIVPHEIGQMATFRASDTSTMNVQVRPGGDLALIRGVAKAVFEAEDANPGGGALDHEFLARFTDGFDEYRALVDAATWDELSVQAGVSEEQIRAVAQVYLDSPRSIIAWCLGVTQHEHGVDTVREFSNLLLLRGNIGREGAGPSPIRGHSNVQGNRTCGIDHNPSESFLAALDAECGIVSPRTPGLDTVATIEGMNDGSVKVFVALGGNFVLAAPDTKYTARGLRNCELTVQVSTKLNRSHLVHGRRALILPCLGRTERDEQASGVQGVSAEDAMSNVQLSMGKKKPASPHLRSELAILGGMARATLPDSATPWEEYVADYDLVRDSMSRVLPGFEGFNELVRQPMGFRIPQPARERIFLTPSGRAEFSHAPVPNAIPDDADVLVLQTMRSHDQWNTTIYSADDRYRGIKNLRELVFMNADDMRARGLSEGSFVDVTSTSRDGSTRTLTRYRAITYDLPVGAAAGYMPEMNALVGAADYSTQSDQPLMKNIQVRIAAAQ, from the coding sequence ATGAGCGACGGCCCCCGCCAGGGCGGATACGGGCCGTCCACGTCGAAGCCGTGGTCGTCGAAGCCGTACCACCATCCGGCCGCGGCTTGGGGCGCCGCGCGGTCGGTCGCGAAGGTGCTCATCAAGGAACGCGAACTGTTCAAGGGGTCGACGGCGATGCTGACGATGAACCACCCGGTGCGCGGTTTCGACTGCCCGGGCTGTGCGTGGCCCGACGACAACCACGGCGTGAAGCTCGACATCTGCGAGAACGGCATCAAGCACGTCACGTGGGAGATGACTCCCAAGCGCGTCGACCGTGAGTTCTTCGCCGCGCACACGGTGACCGAGTTGGCGGAGTGGAACGATTACGACCTCGAGGATCAGGGACGGCTCACCGAGCCGATGAGTTATGACGCGGCGACCGACCGATACGTGCCGATCGGCTGGGACGACGCGTACACGATGGTCGGCGAGGCGCTACGCGCACTCGACAGTCCCCATGCGGCGGCGTTCTACACCTCGGGGCGTCTGTCGAACGAGGCGACGTTCATGTACCAGTTGTGGGCGCGCGAGTTCGGCACCAACAACGTCCCGGACTGCTCGAACATGTGTCACGAGGCGTCGGGTCGGGCGTTGAAGGCGTCGATCGCGACCGGCAAGGGAACGGTGTCGCTCGACGACTGGGACGCGTGCACCGCGCTGTTCGTCCTCGGGGTGAACGCGGCGTCGAACGCGCCGCGCATGCTGACCTCGCTCGCGCACGCGGTCAAACGCGGCGCGCAGGTGGTGCACATCAATCCGATGACCGAGGCGGCGGCGACCCGCACGATCGTGCCGCACGAGATCGGTCAGATGGCGACGTTCCGGGCGTCGGACACCAGCACGATGAACGTGCAGGTGCGTCCGGGCGGTGATCTGGCGCTGATCCGCGGTGTGGCCAAAGCGGTGTTCGAGGCCGAGGACGCGAATCCGGGTGGCGGGGCGCTCGATCACGAGTTCCTCGCTCGGTTCACCGACGGGTTCGACGAATACCGCGCGCTGGTCGACGCGGCGACGTGGGACGAGTTGTCGGTGCAGGCGGGGGTGAGCGAGGAGCAGATCCGCGCCGTCGCGCAGGTGTATCTGGACTCGCCGCGCAGCATCATCGCGTGGTGCCTGGGAGTGACCCAGCACGAGCACGGCGTCGACACGGTCCGCGAGTTCTCGAATCTGCTGTTGTTGCGCGGCAACATCGGCCGTGAGGGCGCCGGGCCGTCGCCGATCCGCGGTCATTCGAATGTGCAGGGCAATCGCACGTGCGGCATCGACCACAACCCGAGTGAGAGCTTCCTCGCCGCGCTCGACGCCGAGTGCGGCATCGTCAGTCCGCGTACACCGGGTCTGGACACGGTCGCGACGATCGAGGGGATGAACGACGGCTCGGTGAAGGTGTTCGTGGCGTTGGGCGGCAACTTCGTGCTGGCCGCGCCGGACACCAAGTACACGGCGCGGGGATTGCGCAACTGCGAGTTGACGGTGCAGGTCAGCACCAAGCTGAATCGCAGTCACCTCGTGCACGGGCGCAGGGCGCTGATCCTGCCGTGTCTGGGTCGCACCGAGCGCGACGAGCAGGCGTCGGGGGTGCAGGGTGTGTCCGCGGAGGACGCGATGAGCAACGTCCAGTTGTCGATGGGCAAGAAGAAGCCCGCCTCGCCGCATCTGCGATCGGAACTGGCGATTCTCGGCGGTATGGCGCGGGCGACGCTGCCCGACAGCGCGACGCCGTGGGAGGAGTACGTCGCCGACTACGATCTGGTCCGCGATTCGATGTCGCGGGTGCTGCCGGGGTTCGAGGGCTTCAACGAGTTGGTGCGGCAGCCGATGGGATTCCGGATTCCGCAGCCCGCGCGTGAGCGGATCTTCCTGACTCCGAGCGGTAGGGCGGAGTTCTCGCATGCGCCGGTGCCCAACGCGATCCCGGATGACGCCGACGTGCTGGTGTTGCAGACGATGCGGTCGCACGATCAGTGGAACACCACGATCTATTCGGCAGACGACCGGTACCGCGGTATCAAGAACCTGCGCGAGCTGGTGTTCATGAACGCCGACGACATGCGTGCGCGGGGTCTGAGCGAGGGATCGTTCGTGGACGTCACGTCGACCTCGCGGGACGGTTCGACGCGCACGCTCACGCGGTACCGGGCGATCACCTACGACCTGCCCGTGGGTGCGGCCGCCGGGTACATGCCGGAGATGAACGCGCTCGTCGGTGCGGCCGATTACAGCACGCAGAGCGATCAACCCCTGATGAAGAACATCCAGGTCCGGATCGCCGCTGCCCAGTAG
- the fdhD gene encoding formate dehydrogenase accessory sulfurtransferase FdhD yields MGRITARWPITKVSVAESSDRRVDMLAVEEPLEIRVAGRPLVVTMRTPGHDVELAAGFLVSEGVIAGSDDFYSAIHCGGPGTGGQENTYNVLDITLAAHVAPPRPEVERSFYTTSSCGVCGKASIDAVHTVSAYDVTADETVVRADRIAEFPESLRAAQAVFAKTGGLHAAALFDAATGELLVLREDVGRHNAVDKVIGWALLNGRLPLRGTVLQVSGRASFELVQKAVMAGVPVLTAVSAPSSLAVQLAKDSGLTLVGFLRGSTMNVYTHADRIDNPLPTTVRG; encoded by the coding sequence GTGGGACGAATCACCGCGCGCTGGCCGATCACGAAGGTCTCGGTTGCCGAGAGCAGTGACCGTCGTGTCGACATGCTCGCCGTGGAGGAGCCGCTCGAGATCCGCGTCGCGGGTCGACCGCTGGTCGTCACGATGCGCACTCCCGGGCACGACGTCGAACTCGCCGCGGGCTTCCTCGTGTCCGAAGGCGTGATCGCCGGGTCCGACGACTTCTACTCGGCGATCCACTGCGGTGGACCGGGCACCGGCGGACAGGAGAACACGTACAACGTCCTCGACATCACGCTCGCCGCGCACGTCGCACCGCCGCGTCCGGAGGTCGAGCGATCCTTCTACACGACCAGTTCGTGCGGTGTGTGCGGCAAGGCCAGCATCGACGCCGTGCACACCGTGTCCGCATACGACGTCACCGCCGACGAGACCGTCGTGCGCGCCGACCGGATCGCCGAGTTCCCCGAGTCGCTGCGCGCGGCGCAGGCCGTCTTCGCCAAGACCGGCGGGCTGCATGCCGCCGCCCTGTTCGACGCCGCCACCGGCGAACTCCTGGTGCTCCGCGAGGATGTCGGACGCCACAACGCGGTCGACAAGGTGATCGGCTGGGCGCTGCTCAACGGTCGGCTCCCGTTGCGCGGCACCGTGCTCCAGGTGTCCGGTCGAGCGAGTTTCGAACTCGTCCAGAAGGCCGTGATGGCCGGAGTCCCGGTCTTGACCGCGGTCTCGGCGCCGTCGTCGTTGGCCGTCCAGTTGGCCAAGGACTCCGGGCTGACACTGGTCGGTTTCCTTCGCGGATCCACCATGAACGTCTACACGCACGCCGACCGCATCGACAATCCACTTCCGACCACCGTGAGGGGCTGA
- a CDS encoding sulfate/molybdate ABC transporter ATP-binding protein: MSGARLNVDARIGRSQLDVSVAFDVEPGGCVALLGPNGCGKSTVLGGIAGLTRLDGGQISVDGTCLERAGSVRLSPDKRGIALLDQRARLFPHLSVEQNLAFGPRAHGAGRSQVQAIVADWLDRIGLADRARAKPHQLSGGQQQRVAIARAFAAQPRVILLDEPFAALDAESTPIVRQVLADELTRTGVTAVLVTHEMSDAWQWADRCLVMNRGTVVEDGTPADLTLRPRRSFTAALAGFGVVAGRWRGGALDVNGRTLAGELDADLADGDAAAGIVAPRDVAAAPATGSDPGVELSAVSVQAGVVRLDTVIGLAAELAMEEAIGLGGGALPQAGQRYLLIPQRMRIVGV; this comes from the coding sequence ATGAGCGGTGCACGGTTGAACGTCGACGCGCGGATCGGCCGGTCGCAGCTCGACGTGTCGGTGGCCTTCGACGTCGAGCCCGGCGGTTGCGTCGCGCTCCTGGGACCCAACGGCTGCGGCAAGTCGACGGTGCTCGGCGGCATCGCGGGACTGACCCGGCTCGACGGCGGGCAGATCAGTGTCGACGGGACATGTCTGGAGCGGGCGGGTTCGGTCCGACTGTCTCCGGACAAGCGCGGCATCGCTCTGCTCGATCAGCGAGCGAGGCTGTTCCCGCACTTGAGCGTCGAACAGAATCTGGCGTTCGGGCCGCGCGCGCACGGAGCGGGCCGGTCGCAGGTGCAGGCGATCGTCGCCGACTGGCTCGATCGGATCGGCCTGGCCGACCGCGCGCGTGCGAAGCCGCATCAGCTCTCGGGCGGACAGCAGCAGCGGGTCGCGATCGCGCGGGCGTTCGCCGCCCAGCCCCGGGTCATTCTGCTCGACGAGCCGTTCGCCGCACTGGACGCCGAGAGCACTCCGATCGTCCGTCAGGTCCTGGCCGACGAACTCACCCGCACCGGAGTCACCGCGGTGCTCGTGACGCACGAGATGTCCGATGCGTGGCAGTGGGCGGATCGATGTCTGGTGATGAATCGGGGGACGGTCGTCGAAGACGGGACCCCGGCCGATCTGACGTTGCGACCGCGACGCAGCTTCACCGCGGCGCTCGCCGGGTTCGGGGTCGTCGCGGGGCGGTGGCGAGGCGGGGCCCTGGACGTGAACGGTCGGACGTTGGCCGGCGAACTCGACGCCGACCTCGCCGACGGCGATGCGGCGGCCGGGATCGTCGCACCGCGCGATGTGGCCGCCGCACCGGCGACCGGATCGGATCCGGGCGTCGAACTCTCGGCGGTGTCGGTGCAGGCGGGCGTGGTCCGACTCGACACCGTGATCGGGTTGGCGGCCGAACTCGCGATGGAGGAGGCGATCGGACTCGGCGGCGGTGCGCTGCCGCAGGCCGGTCAGCGGTACCTCCTGATCCCGCAGCGCATGCGGATCGTCGGCGTCTGA
- the modB gene encoding molybdate ABC transporter permease subunit has translation MRLPRPLYLLALIGFALLLLPIVGLVSRVRWETLGDDLFSSESMTALGLSLGTAACATVVCVVVGLPMALLIGRTGRRTASVLRTLVLVPLVLPPMVGGLALLSLLGRSGLIGRPIFEWSGYSLPYTTAAVVVAQSFVALPFFVITLEGALRTSGISHEQIAATLGAGRWRVLSRVTLPLVMPGLVAGTVLSFARALGEFGATALFAGNAQGVTRTMPLAIYTAFNGVGVTQDSAVALSLLLLVSAAVVVCGLRSWREDAVR, from the coding sequence GTGAGACTGCCTCGTCCGCTCTATCTTCTGGCGCTGATCGGGTTCGCACTCCTGCTGCTGCCCATCGTGGGGCTGGTGTCCCGCGTGCGGTGGGAGACCCTCGGCGACGACCTGTTCTCGTCGGAGTCGATGACCGCGCTCGGGCTCTCCCTGGGCACGGCGGCGTGCGCGACGGTGGTCTGTGTGGTGGTCGGCCTGCCGATGGCGTTGCTGATCGGGCGGACCGGGCGCCGGACGGCGTCGGTCCTGCGGACCCTGGTGCTGGTGCCGCTCGTGCTGCCGCCGATGGTCGGCGGTCTCGCGCTCCTGTCGCTGTTGGGCAGATCGGGACTGATCGGCAGACCGATCTTCGAATGGAGTGGATACAGCCTGCCGTACACGACGGCCGCCGTCGTGGTGGCGCAGTCGTTCGTGGCACTGCCGTTCTTCGTGATCACCCTGGAGGGTGCGTTGCGGACGTCGGGGATCTCGCACGAGCAGATCGCCGCCACACTCGGCGCCGGTCGGTGGCGGGTGCTGTCACGGGTCACGTTGCCGCTGGTGATGCCGGGGCTGGTGGCGGGCACGGTGTTGAGTTTCGCGAGGGCGCTCGGTGAGTTCGGGGCGACGGCGCTGTTCGCGGGCAATGCACAGGGCGTCACCCGCACCATGCCGTTGGCCATCTACACCGCGTTCAACGGTGTCGGCGTGACACAGGACTCGGCGGTGGCGCTGTCGCTGCTGCTGCTGGTCAGCGCCGCGGTCGTGGTGTGCGGTCTGCGGTCCTGGCGCGAGGACGCGGTCCGATGA
- the modA gene encoding molybdate ABC transporter substrate-binding protein: MSRTARVSAALLALLALILAACGSNDDKADGSSDAKITIFAAASLQGSFDDLSAAFTKAHPEYTVAPIVYDGSQALAKQIVEGADVDVIAFANESSLDPVTEAGLSDKGSIFATNTMEIAVAPGNPKHITTLADLAKPDVTTVLCAPEVPCGSASQKLLKAANIDVKAVSEETNVTSVVTRIANGEADAGLVYATDVAAAGDKLEGVTLPNADDAINRYPIVVPKNAPSPEAAKAFADFVLSAEGQKILKQYGFGPA; this comes from the coding sequence ATGAGTAGAACTGCACGGGTGTCGGCGGCGCTGCTGGCGCTGCTCGCGTTGATCCTGGCCGCGTGCGGCAGCAACGACGACAAGGCCGACGGGTCGAGCGATGCCAAGATCACGATCTTCGCCGCGGCGTCGTTGCAGGGGTCCTTCGACGATCTCTCGGCGGCGTTCACCAAGGCGCACCCGGAGTACACGGTGGCGCCGATCGTCTACGACGGTTCGCAGGCACTGGCCAAACAGATCGTCGAAGGCGCCGACGTCGACGTGATCGCCTTCGCCAACGAGTCGAGCCTGGATCCGGTCACCGAGGCCGGGCTCAGCGACAAGGGGAGCATCTTCGCGACCAACACGATGGAGATCGCGGTGGCCCCGGGCAACCCGAAGCACATCACCACGCTCGCGGATCTGGCGAAGCCGGACGTGACCACGGTGCTGTGCGCGCCGGAGGTGCCGTGCGGCAGCGCGTCGCAGAAACTGCTGAAGGCGGCGAACATCGATGTCAAGGCCGTGAGCGAGGAGACCAACGTCACGAGCGTCGTGACGCGCATCGCCAACGGTGAGGCCGATGCCGGTCTGGTGTACGCGACCGACGTCGCCGCCGCGGGCGACAAGCTCGAGGGTGTGACCCTGCCGAACGCCGACGACGCGATCAACCGTTACCCGATCGTCGTTCCGAAGAATGCGCCCTCGCCGGAGGCCGCGAAGGCGTTCGCCGACTTCGTGCTCTCCGCGGAGGGCCAGAAGATCCTCAAGCAGTACGGGTTCGGGCCTGCGTGA
- a CDS encoding TOBE domain-containing protein produces MTEFRISRAASLLGVSDDTVRRWIDAGKLSSHRDEAGRAVVDGAELARFLVDGAQAPDDPVDRASSARNRLVGIVTGVVSDTVMSQVEMRCGPHRIVSLMSTEAVRELGLEVGSLATASVKATTVIVETPSDKENDR; encoded by the coding sequence GTGACTGAATTCCGGATCAGCCGTGCGGCTTCCCTTCTCGGTGTCAGCGACGACACGGTCCGTCGCTGGATCGATGCGGGCAAGCTCTCATCGCATCGGGACGAGGCCGGGCGCGCAGTCGTCGACGGGGCCGAGCTGGCTCGCTTCCTCGTCGACGGTGCGCAGGCGCCCGACGATCCCGTCGACCGTGCGTCGAGTGCGCGCAACCGCCTCGTCGGGATCGTGACCGGCGTCGTCAGCGACACGGTCATGTCTCAGGTCGAGATGCGCTGCGGACCCCACCGCATCGTGTCGTTGATGTCGACCGAGGCGGTCCGGGAACTCGGTCTGGAAGTCGGATCGCTCGCGACCGCGAGCGTCAAAGCTACGACGGTGATCGTGGAGACCCCGTCGGACAAGGAGAACGACCGATGA
- a CDS encoding ThiF family adenylyltransferase, protein MPVPPLVAPALSIPPDETLRAARQIRLPEIGDVGQRRLAAARVCVIGAGGLGSPVLLYLASAGVGTIGIVDDDTVDASNLQRQIVFGRDDVGAFKAAVAADRVRALSPHTEVVEHREHLDADNAADVFDGYHLVIDGSDSFDTRYTVADTCADLGIPLVWGSVLRFDAQATVFWSAPPVGAPITLRDVFPAPPPAGEVPNCAEAGVLGALCGQLGGILVTEAVKLVCGFGEPLVGRMLVLDALGSRTDEVPLTPAAPTTAIGRVHVDDLPSTDATTLIDVRRPDETAAGVIPGAVTVPLDDLLADAAAVPVAGITVVYCGQGPRARAAVHALAAHHPGADLRILLGGYAAWSERNISR, encoded by the coding sequence ATGCCCGTTCCGCCCCTCGTCGCTCCCGCGCTCTCGATTCCCCCCGACGAGACGCTGCGCGCGGCGCGCCAGATCCGGCTCCCCGAGATCGGGGACGTCGGCCAGCGGCGACTGGCCGCGGCACGCGTCTGTGTCATCGGGGCGGGCGGCCTCGGCTCCCCGGTCCTTCTCTATCTGGCCTCCGCCGGCGTGGGGACCATCGGCATCGTCGACGACGACACCGTCGACGCGTCGAACCTCCAGCGCCAGATCGTGTTCGGCCGTGACGATGTCGGTGCGTTCAAGGCCGCGGTCGCCGCCGACCGGGTGCGCGCGCTGTCTCCGCACACCGAGGTGGTCGAGCATCGCGAACACCTCGACGCCGACAACGCGGCGGACGTGTTCGACGGGTATCACCTGGTGATCGACGGCAGCGACAGTTTCGACACCCGTTATACCGTCGCCGACACCTGCGCAGACCTGGGCATACCGCTCGTGTGGGGTTCGGTGCTGCGGTTCGACGCGCAGGCCACCGTGTTCTGGTCGGCCCCGCCCGTCGGCGCACCGATCACCCTGCGCGACGTGTTCCCCGCCCCGCCTCCGGCGGGTGAGGTGCCCAACTGCGCCGAAGCCGGCGTCCTGGGTGCGCTCTGCGGACAACTCGGCGGCATCCTGGTGACCGAGGCGGTGAAGCTCGTCTGCGGTTTCGGCGAACCCCTCGTGGGCAGGATGCTCGTGCTGGACGCCCTCGGATCGCGGACCGACGAGGTGCCCCTGACCCCGGCGGCGCCGACCACCGCGATCGGACGGGTACACGTCGACGACCTGCCGTCGACGGACGCGACCACCCTGATCGACGTGCGTCGCCCCGACGAGACGGCCGCCGGAGTGATTCCCGGCGCGGTGACGGTGCCGCTGGACGACCTGCTCGCCGACGCCGCCGCCGTGCCGGTCGCCGGGATCACCGTCGTCTACTGCGGGCAGGGCCCGCGCGCCCGCGCCGCGGTGCACGCTCTGGCCGCGCATCATCCCGGCGCCGACCTGCGCATCCTCCTCGGCGGATATGCCGCCTGGTCTGAAAGGAACATCTCAAGGTGA
- the glp gene encoding gephyrin-like molybdotransferase Glp produces the protein MITVDEHRARILAAVAVTPVETVALADAAGRVLADDVVSRWPVPLFDNSGMDGYAVRAADAAEGAVLRVIADVPAGSSLDPTIGVGEAARIMTGAPVPSDADAVIPLEHTDLGTTITTEPPSRITVTTAPAHGAHIRRTGGDSPAGAVAVAAGTVLGPWQLSSIASAGYTEIPVHRAPRVAVISTGSELIDPAGTPRRGEIPESNSVLLAAAAAAAGADLVTVTTVADDEAALSSLLDGIDADAVILSGGASVGAFDVVKAVLDRTGSIEFGPVRMQPGKPQGFGADEAGRLFFCLPGNPVSVAVSFETFVRPALLAMAGRTVIDRPRVHRTAATSWRCPPGRAQFLPVLLDETTVRPATAGGSGSHLVTSLAVAQALAVIPADTEQVVEGDIVEVMVLS, from the coding sequence ATGATCACCGTCGACGAGCACCGCGCTCGCATCCTCGCCGCCGTCGCCGTGACGCCGGTCGAGACCGTCGCTCTCGCCGATGCCGCCGGTCGGGTCCTCGCCGACGACGTGGTGTCACGGTGGCCCGTGCCTCTCTTCGACAACTCCGGCATGGACGGGTACGCCGTCCGTGCGGCCGATGCGGCCGAGGGCGCGGTGCTGCGGGTGATCGCCGACGTCCCCGCCGGGTCGTCCCTCGATCCGACGATCGGTGTCGGCGAGGCCGCCCGGATCATGACCGGCGCCCCCGTGCCCTCCGATGCGGACGCGGTGATTCCCCTCGAGCACACCGATCTCGGCACCACGATCACGACCGAACCACCGTCCCGGATCACGGTGACGACGGCGCCCGCGCACGGCGCGCACATCCGACGCACCGGTGGCGACTCCCCGGCCGGCGCCGTCGCCGTCGCCGCCGGTACGGTGCTGGGCCCGTGGCAGCTCAGCTCCATCGCATCCGCCGGCTACACCGAGATCCCCGTGCACCGCGCACCGCGCGTGGCCGTGATCTCCACGGGCTCCGAACTCATCGACCCGGCGGGCACTCCGCGGCGCGGCGAGATCCCCGAATCCAACTCGGTGCTGCTCGCCGCCGCCGCGGCGGCCGCCGGCGCCGACCTGGTGACCGTCACGACGGTGGCCGACGACGAGGCGGCCCTGTCGTCGCTGCTCGACGGCATCGACGCCGACGCCGTGATCCTGTCCGGCGGTGCCAGTGTCGGAGCATTCGACGTCGTCAAGGCCGTCCTGGACCGCACCGGCTCCATCGAGTTCGGCCCGGTGCGAATGCAGCCCGGCAAACCGCAGGGCTTCGGCGCCGACGAGGCCGGTCGCCTGTTCTTCTGCCTGCCGGGCAACCCGGTCAGCGTCGCCGTCTCGTTCGAGACATTCGTGCGGCCCGCCCTTCTGGCGATGGCCGGACGGACCGTCATCGACCGCCCCCGGGTGCACCGGACGGCGGCGACGTCCTGGCGCTGCCCGCCCGGTCGCGCCCAGTTCCTGCCCGTCCTCCTCGACGAGACGACAGTCCGCCCGGCCACCGCGGGCGGCAGCGGATCGCATCTGGTGACGTCGCTGGCCGTCGCGCAGGCACTGGCCGTGATCCCCGCCGACACCGAGCAGGTCGTCGAAGGCGACATCGTGGAAGTGATGGTCCTGTCATGA
- the moaC gene encoding cyclic pyranopterin monophosphate synthase MoaC, with protein sequence MTSHQPFTHLDGAGAARMVDVTEKTPTVRSATATGFVRCGTHIVDALRDGTAPKGDVLAVARIAGIAAAKRTPELLPLAHVIGVHGAVVDLDVTDDGVQIAATVRTADRTGVEMEALTAVSVAALSVVDMVKGLDKSVTIEQIQLIRKTGGKNGDWSR encoded by the coding sequence ATGACCTCGCATCAGCCGTTCACCCACCTCGACGGCGCGGGCGCCGCCCGCATGGTCGACGTGACGGAGAAGACCCCGACCGTCCGCAGCGCGACGGCGACCGGCTTCGTCCGCTGCGGCACGCACATCGTCGACGCGCTCCGCGACGGAACCGCCCCCAAGGGCGACGTGCTGGCCGTGGCCCGCATCGCCGGGATCGCCGCCGCCAAACGCACTCCCGAGCTCCTGCCCCTGGCTCACGTGATCGGCGTGCACGGGGCCGTCGTCGATCTGGACGTCACCGACGACGGCGTACAGATCGCCGCGACGGTCCGCACCGCCGACCGCACCGGCGTCGAGATGGAGGCACTGACCGCCGTCTCCGTCGCCGCACTGTCGGTGGTCGACATGGTCAAGGGACTCGACAAGTCCGTGACCATCGAACAGATCCAGCTCATCCGCAAGACCGGCGGCAAGAACGGCGACTGGTCGCGATGA
- the mobA gene encoding molybdenum cofactor guanylyltransferase — protein sequence MTAAIVVAGGRASRLGGADKAAVDIAGRPLVDHVYAALIGCSPVVAVGPDGLARPDVVVVREEPPFGGPVAAVAAALAVLGNADQTWLLACDLPRADRIVRRLDHEPLGDDDGVLLTDAAGRAQWLAGRYRVAALRGALAAIGDPDGASMRRLLRGLRLREVPDLDDASIDLDTPDDIRTYLSTIEGDAHE from the coding sequence ATGACCGCCGCCATCGTCGTGGCGGGAGGCCGGGCGTCCCGACTCGGCGGCGCCGACAAGGCCGCCGTCGACATCGCCGGTCGCCCGCTCGTCGACCACGTGTACGCGGCCCTGATCGGCTGCAGCCCGGTCGTCGCGGTGGGTCCCGACGGCCTCGCCAGGCCGGACGTGGTCGTGGTCCGCGAGGAGCCGCCCTTCGGCGGACCGGTCGCCGCCGTCGCCGCGGCACTCGCGGTTCTCGGGAACGCCGACCAGACCTGGCTTCTCGCCTGCGATCTGCCGCGCGCCGACCGAATCGTCCGACGCCTGGACCACGAGCCGCTCGGCGACGACGACGGCGTACTCCTCACCGATGCGGCCGGCCGCGCGCAGTGGCTGGCCGGCCGATACCGCGTGGCCGCGCTGCGCGGCGCGCTGGCGGCGATCGGCGACCCGGACGGCGCGTCGATGCGCCGTCTCCTCCGCGGGCTGCGACTGCGCGAGGTGCCCGACCTCGACGACGCGAGCATCGACCTGGACACCCCCGACGACATCCGAACCTATCTGTCGACGATCGAAGGAGACGCTCATGAGTGA
- a CDS encoding DUF6457 domain-containing protein, with translation MSDKPLPNLDAWIAELAPALGLGEVDVPLRPLLDLTRDVAHNVARPAGPITTYIVGLAVAQGLAVEDAHAAITTLIQERAE, from the coding sequence ATGAGTGACAAGCCCCTGCCCAATCTCGACGCATGGATCGCCGAACTCGCCCCCGCCCTCGGACTGGGCGAGGTCGACGTCCCCCTGCGGCCACTGCTCGACCTCACCCGCGACGTCGCGCACAACGTCGCCCGCCCGGCCGGACCGATCACCACGTATATCGTGGGACTCGCCGTCGCACAGGGCCTGGCGGTCGAGGACGCCCACGCGGCGATCACCACTCTGATTCAGGAGCGTGCCGAGTGA
- a CDS encoding MoaD/ThiS family protein, producing the protein MKIRYFAGAADAAGRRDQYLDGPLALGALRAALADELGPEFAAVLGRCSLMVDGARLDDDAVAPDTATVDVLPPFAGG; encoded by the coding sequence GTGAAGATCCGATACTTCGCGGGCGCCGCGGACGCCGCGGGCCGACGCGATCAATACCTCGACGGTCCCCTCGCGCTCGGTGCCCTCCGCGCGGCGCTCGCCGACGAACTCGGCCCCGAGTTCGCGGCCGTCCTCGGCCGGTGCTCGCTCATGGTCGACGGCGCCCGTCTCGACGACGACGCCGTCGCCCCCGACACCGCCACGGTCGACGTGCTCCCGCCGTTCGCCGGCGGATAG